A genomic region of Thunnus albacares chromosome 2, fThuAlb1.1, whole genome shotgun sequence contains the following coding sequences:
- the LOC122966878 gene encoding nuclear factor 7, brain-like, giving the protein MAEKIALLEGFLSCHVCSETFRDPVSLTCNHSFCSSCLQKFWEQAKNKNCPICKRKSSKDYPLVNFTLKELADSFAGRQKAGSSETEKGEKKVEVVCSKHQEEPKLFCEDEQRAVCPVCEFSLHQSHKVVPVEQAVSDLKDQLKSDLKSLQDKRNKYKQVEKTYNEVIQYSKKQLLSTEKQIRAEFNKLHQFLKEEEESRLAALKEEEEQKGKTISREMKSIQEQISSLSDSISAVEEDLQKHKVSFLSSYKPTQTRARDQCSLSDPQLVSGALIDVAKHLGNLSFRVWEKMKENVHFSPVILDPNTANPYLYLSDDLTSVRQGDTKQQLPDNPERNTNYANVLGSEGFSSGKHSWEVEVGDHPDWIVGLAKESVDRKGKIFATPEYGIWCLKHHSGKYTNGAGKTVSVKSLQRIRVQLDYDRGEVSFYDPEDMTHIYTYRYTFTEKLFPYFNIWSAGEAKTTDIKICQTQISL; this is encoded by the coding sequence ATGGCTGAGAAAATTGCTCTTCTTGAAGGTTTCCTGAGTTGCCATGTGTGTTCAGAGACTTTCAGAGATCCTGTGTCTCTGACCTGCAACCACAGTTTCTGTTCAAGCTGTCTGCAAAAATTCTGGgaacaagctaaaaacaaaaactgtcccatttgtaaaagaaaatcctCAAAAGATTATCCTTTGGTGAACTTTACACTGAAGGAACTCGCTGACTCATTTGCTGGGAGACAGAAAGCTGGATCAtctgagacagaaaaaggagaaaagaaggtGGAGGTGGTGTGTAGCAAACATCAAGAAGAGCCTAAATTGTTCTGTGAGGATGAGCAGAGAGCTGTGTGTCCTGTCTGTGAGTTTTCTCTCCACCAGAGTCACAAGGTGGTTCCTGTAGAACAAGCAGTCAGTGACCTGAAGGACCAGCTGAAATCTGACTTAAAGTCTCTGCAGGACAAGAggaacaaatacaaacaagtgGAGAAAACATACAATGAAGTGATTCAATACTCCAAGAAGCAGCTGTTGTCCACAGAGAAGCAGATCAGAGCAGAGTTCAACAAGCTCCACCAGTtcctgaaagaggaagaggagtccaGACTGGCAGCtctgaaggaggaagaggagcagaagggGAAGACTAtcagcagagagatgaagagtATTCAGGAGCAGatctcctctctgtcagacaGTATCTCTGCTGTTGAAGAagacctgcagaaacacaaggTGTCATTCCTCAGCAGTTATAAACCCACTCAGACCAGAGCCAGAGACCAGTGCTCACTGTCAGATCCACAGCTGGTCTCAGGAGCGCTGATAGATGtggccaaacacctgggcaacctgTCCTTCAGAGTCtgggagaagatgaaggagaacGTCCACTTCAGTCCTGTCATTCTGGACCCAAACACTGCAAACCCCTATCTCTATCTGTCTGAtgatctgaccagtgtgagacAGGGAGACACAAAGCAGCAGCTCCCTGATAATCCAGAGAGAAACACTAATTATGCCAATGTTCTGGGATCTGAGGGCTTCAGCTCAGGGAAACACAgctgggaggtggaggtgggagaCCATCCTGACTGGATTGTGGGTTTGGCTAAAGAGTCAGTTGACAGGAAGGGAAAGATATTTGCTACACCAGAATATGGAATCTGGTGTTTAAAGCATCACAGTGGAAAATACACTAATGGAGCTGGTAAGACTGTCAGTGTGAAGAGTCTCCAGAGGATCAGAGTCCAGCTGGACTATGACAGGGGGGAGGTGTCCTTCTACGACCCTGAAGACATGACTCACATCTACACTTACAGATACActttcactgagaaactcttcCCTTATTTCAATATTTGGTCAGCTGGTGAAGCTAAAACCACTGATATCAAAATCTGTCAAACTCAGATTTCTC